In the genome of Solibacillus silvestris, one region contains:
- a CDS encoding macrolide ABC transporter permease: protein MLFKDQVDFVMQHIRKNKLRVFMTVLAATMGCAFLIVLASIGFGLQDSIEDEILSSETVTQIEVLGSQALFTAEEVADIQAVENVQTVLKTTSVDANVEGYMGDRDTFTSLRLVDFTDYASIAKPLAEGKYPENENEIVVGYHFGQTLLNEADRKLIEEKSKAAEAEGTYYDGADEGYKESLIGKEIEIALSTHEQPDVLSERMKYTIVGVMPKPAYEWAVENRIYMMDEQREAIENTYNQVVAEEEGASDFQLFSERFDIYAESLEYVKPILEELREKGYGVYSVTEQLDELNVFFLVLKAGLVFVGTIAVLIASIGIFNTMTMAVTERTREIGVLKAIGASPKLIQRLFLMESTFIGVIGTVLAIAISYVVSFAANALLPLILKAATGEDGFNNVQFSAIPWQLVVIAGAISIGVAMISGLRPARKATKIEVMQALRQEL, encoded by the coding sequence ATGCTATTTAAAGATCAGGTGGATTTTGTGATGCAGCATATTAGAAAAAATAAGCTGCGTGTTTTTATGACAGTATTGGCCGCAACAATGGGCTGTGCGTTTTTAATTGTGCTAGCCTCGATTGGATTTGGATTACAAGATTCGATTGAAGATGAAATTCTATCAAGTGAGACGGTGACACAAATAGAAGTGCTCGGTAGTCAAGCGCTGTTTACAGCAGAGGAAGTAGCGGATATACAAGCGGTGGAAAATGTGCAGACGGTGTTAAAAACTACGAGTGTGGATGCTAATGTAGAGGGCTATATGGGAGACCGCGATACATTTACATCATTGCGTCTAGTGGACTTTACTGATTATGCATCGATAGCAAAACCGTTAGCGGAAGGGAAATATCCGGAAAACGAGAATGAGATTGTTGTCGGATATCATTTTGGACAAACTTTATTAAATGAAGCGGACCGCAAATTAATTGAGGAAAAATCAAAGGCAGCAGAAGCAGAAGGTACTTATTACGACGGTGCTGATGAAGGGTACAAGGAATCGCTTATCGGCAAGGAAATTGAGATTGCTTTAAGTACGCATGAACAGCCGGATGTATTATCAGAGCGTATGAAGTATACGATTGTCGGTGTTATGCCAAAGCCAGCATATGAATGGGCAGTCGAAAACCGAATTTATATGATGGACGAGCAACGTGAAGCGATTGAAAACACTTATAACCAAGTAGTTGCAGAAGAAGAGGGAGCAAGCGATTTCCAGCTGTTTTCAGAGCGTTTTGATATTTATGCGGAAAGCTTGGAGTATGTGAAGCCGATTTTAGAAGAGTTACGTGAAAAAGGCTACGGCGTATATTCAGTTACAGAACAGCTAGATGAGTTGAATGTCTTTTTCCTAGTATTAAAAGCAGGGCTCGTTTTCGTTGGAACAATTGCTGTGCTGATCGCATCGATCGGTATCTTTAATACGATGACAATGGCGGTTACGGAACGTACACGTGAGATTGGTGTATTAAAAGCAATTGGTGCAAGTCCGAAACTGATTCAACGACTATTTCTAATGGAGAGTACCTTTATTGGAGTCATTGGAACAGTTCTGGCCATTGCAATTTCTTATGTTGTAAGCTTTGCAGCGAATGCACTATTGCCGCTCATTTTAAAAGCAGCAACAGGTGAAGATGGCTTCAATAATGTACAGTTTTCAGCTATTCCATGGCAGCTGGTAGTCATTGCTGGAGCGATCAGTATCGGAGTAGCGATGATTTCCGGATTACGCCCGGCACGTAAAGCAACGAAAATTGAAGTAATGCAGGCGTTAAGACAGGAATTGTAA
- a CDS encoding cystine transporter permease — protein sequence MPSFSHFIEVLIDTKDVFLKAMLLTLELTVVSILIGIVIGLFFALMKISKIKVLELISDIYVFLVRGTPLIVQIFILYFGLSGLFLLPDFWAASLALALHNGAYISEILRGTIQGVDKGQMEAGRSLGMTKVLTLRRIILPQAFRRALPPLGNQFIIGLKDSSLAAFISMNELFNVATTLGSNNFDEMTYLLIVAIYYLVLVALLTLIVNRFEKRLAISDR from the coding sequence GTGCCAAGTTTTTCACATTTTATAGAAGTATTAATCGATACAAAAGATGTTTTTCTTAAAGCCATGCTCTTAACATTGGAGCTGACGGTTGTATCCATCTTAATAGGTATTGTAATCGGGCTTTTCTTTGCCCTGATGAAAATTTCTAAAATAAAAGTATTAGAACTCATTTCAGATATATATGTCTTTTTAGTTCGCGGAACACCGCTAATTGTTCAAATCTTTATCCTCTACTTCGGACTTAGCGGGCTTTTCCTTCTTCCCGATTTTTGGGCTGCTTCACTTGCTTTGGCGCTTCATAATGGCGCATACATTTCTGAAATTCTTCGAGGTACTATCCAAGGAGTCGATAAAGGTCAGATGGAGGCTGGACGCTCTTTAGGGATGACCAAAGTTCTGACATTAAGAAGAATTATTCTTCCGCAGGCATTCCGCCGTGCGCTCCCTCCATTGGGTAACCAATTTATTATCGGTTTGAAAGATTCTTCGTTAGCCGCATTTATTTCGATGAATGAACTCTTTAATGTAGCGACAACGCTAGGATCTAATAACTTTGACGAAATGACCTATTTACTGATTGTTGCAATCTACTACTTAGTATTAGTGGCGTTGTTAACATTGATAGTAAACCGTTTCGAAAAGAGATTAGCAATTAGCGACAGGTAG
- a CDS encoding ferredoxin: MLHEQHQQLLQTLHECMAACNHCFDACLKEDHVQMMTECIRLDRECADICNYLEQAISRGTPFISELAAVCAKICEACGNECKKHDHDHCQKCAEACFKCAEACKNVA, encoded by the coding sequence ATGTTACATGAACAACATCAACAATTGCTGCAAACTTTACATGAGTGTATGGCAGCATGCAACCACTGTTTTGACGCCTGCTTAAAAGAAGATCACGTTCAGATGATGACGGAATGTATCCGTTTGGACAGAGAGTGCGCAGATATTTGCAACTACTTGGAACAGGCGATTTCTAGAGGTACACCCTTTATTTCCGAACTGGCTGCCGTTTGTGCCAAAATTTGTGAAGCGTGTGGAAATGAATGCAAAAAGCACGATCATGACCATTGCCAAAAATGTGCGGAAGCGTGCTTTAAATGTGCAGAAGCATGTAAAAATGTTGCCTAA
- a CDS encoding amino acid ABC transporter substrate-binding protein, translating to MRLEKKLILIFSFIAACFLSACAEKEKLADGSELIHKDQFVFAASGEFKPFSYVNNEDLTMSGFDIEVGEAIAKELGLEPVQKRIKFKGIVEGVKTGRADVAVASHTINPQRSKHVAFSTPYYYSGPQIFTRPDSDIKTVDDLAGKEVAVAKGSTYADTASRYTDNVKTYDSDITALQALNSGRHDAVITDFVTGKNAAKEGFKVEGQQLIERSEQAIVLPKDNPNLLKRVNEALDKLREDGTLSRISMEYFGEDITKKPE from the coding sequence ATGCGGTTGGAAAAGAAGTTAATATTGATTTTCAGTTTTATCGCGGCTTGCTTCTTATCTGCTTGTGCGGAAAAGGAAAAGCTTGCCGACGGATCAGAATTGATACATAAAGATCAGTTTGTTTTTGCTGCTTCTGGCGAGTTTAAGCCATTTAGCTATGTAAATAATGAGGATCTTACGATGTCAGGATTTGACATCGAAGTTGGCGAAGCGATCGCAAAAGAACTCGGTCTGGAACCGGTTCAAAAGCGGATTAAATTTAAAGGAATTGTAGAAGGAGTCAAAACTGGCCGTGCAGATGTAGCTGTTGCCAGCCACACGATTAATCCACAGCGAAGCAAACATGTTGCTTTCTCTACCCCCTATTATTATTCCGGACCACAAATTTTTACCCGACCTGATAGTGATATTAAAACTGTCGATGATTTAGCCGGAAAAGAAGTAGCTGTAGCAAAAGGGTCAACCTATGCTGATACAGCCTCCAGATATACCGACAATGTTAAAACCTATGACAGCGACATCACAGCTTTACAGGCGTTAAACAGTGGTCGTCATGATGCGGTCATCACCGATTTTGTTACTGGAAAAAACGCTGCAAAAGAAGGATTTAAAGTTGAAGGGCAGCAATTAATCGAACGCAGTGAACAAGCAATTGTACTGCCTAAAGATAACCCCAACCTATTGAAGCGAGTTAACGAGGCGCTGGATAAACTCCGGGAAGATGGAACACTTTCTCGGATTAGCATGGAGTATTTTGGTGAGGACATCACAAAAAAACCTGAATAA
- a CDS encoding polar amino acid ABC transporter ATP-binding protein → MEAKEMIKINQLNKSFGDLHVLKNIDMTVYESDVVCLIGSSGSGKSTLLRCLNFLERKDSGSITIGGKEVDPKNDNLNNIREKVGMVFQHFNLFPHKTVLENIIEAPVMVKGIDKKEAISKAKQLLEKVGLEDKADVYPNKLSGGQKQRVAIARALAMEPDIMLFDEPTSALDPELVGEVLTTMKELAQEGMTMVVVTHEMGFAREVADWIVYMHDGKIIERGDPDQFFNHPKEERTKEFLKTTMLK, encoded by the coding sequence ATGGAAGCAAAAGAAATGATTAAAATTAATCAATTGAATAAGTCATTTGGCGACTTGCATGTATTAAAAAATATCGATATGACCGTTTACGAAAGCGATGTTGTTTGTTTAATAGGATCGAGTGGCTCAGGGAAAAGTACTCTCCTTCGATGTCTGAATTTTTTAGAAAGAAAAGATAGCGGTAGTATTACTATAGGTGGAAAAGAAGTCGACCCTAAAAATGATAACCTTAACAACATAAGGGAAAAGGTAGGAATGGTGTTTCAACATTTCAATTTATTCCCTCACAAAACTGTTTTGGAAAATATTATTGAGGCCCCAGTTATGGTTAAGGGCATTGACAAAAAGGAGGCAATCTCCAAAGCAAAACAACTTCTGGAAAAAGTCGGCTTGGAAGATAAGGCCGATGTCTACCCTAATAAACTATCCGGCGGGCAAAAGCAACGGGTAGCAATTGCTAGAGCACTTGCAATGGAACCAGACATTATGCTATTTGATGAACCGACATCTGCACTTGATCCAGAGCTTGTGGGAGAGGTTTTAACAACGATGAAAGAATTGGCTCAAGAAGGAATGACAATGGTTGTTGTAACCCATGAAATGGGATTTGCCAGAGAAGTGGCTGACTGGATCGTGTATATGCATGATGGAAAAATTATCGAGCGCGGTGACCCCGATCAATTTTTCAACCATCCGAAAGAAGAGCGAACAAAAGAATTTTTAAAAACGACAATGCTGAAATAA
- a CDS encoding histidine kinase: protein MRKYLSMISLLMIIAFIVFGFIIPQVLHPLPDSWDILILISMLIVSFFTAIFSVKGRLKTITVLLSSLGILSLIAITIRGFIIMTG from the coding sequence TTGAGAAAATATTTAAGTATGATTTCATTGTTGATGATCATCGCATTTATTGTTTTTGGTTTTATTATCCCACAAGTATTGCATCCATTACCTGATTCATGGGATATATTGATACTAATATCAATGTTAATCGTTTCATTTTTCACTGCAATATTTAGTGTTAAAGGACGTTTAAAAACAATTACTGTACTTTTATCTTCACTAGGAATTTTAAGTTTAATAGCTATCACTATTAGAGGTTTTATTATCATGACTGGGTAG
- a CDS encoding ABC transporter ATP-binding protein → MIKVKNLQHTFSIGKRGKERQVSVLKDVSFDVEKGEIVAVVGKSGSGKSTLLQILAGFMKPEHGSIVVNAQEIAGFNEIQSAKFRLENFGFIFQNFQLMPSLTAFENIELPLKLQGMNVSERRKRVEVIMKKVGLTEVTDHYPNELSGGQQQRVSIARALVTNAPILLADEPTGSLDSETEQDILMLIQQLNRELDLTFIIITHDEEVAMIADKRFRMHDGQLVKEGEHNAI, encoded by the coding sequence ATGATTAAAGTAAAGAACTTACAACATACATTTTCTATTGGTAAACGCGGAAAGGAAAGACAGGTTTCGGTACTTAAAGATGTATCATTTGATGTGGAAAAGGGGGAAATCGTAGCGGTCGTTGGGAAAAGCGGATCAGGTAAATCGACACTGCTTCAGATTTTGGCGGGTTTTATGAAACCGGAACACGGTTCAATTGTAGTAAATGCACAGGAAATTGCAGGATTTAATGAGATTCAGAGTGCAAAATTTCGTTTGGAAAACTTCGGCTTCATCTTTCAAAACTTTCAGCTGATGCCGAGTTTGACGGCATTTGAGAACATTGAATTGCCACTAAAGCTGCAAGGGATGAATGTTTCGGAACGCAGAAAACGAGTTGAAGTAATTATGAAAAAGGTTGGTTTAACTGAAGTGACCGACCATTACCCGAACGAGCTATCGGGCGGGCAGCAACAGCGGGTAAGTATTGCCCGTGCTCTTGTGACGAACGCGCCGATTTTGTTGGCGGATGAACCGACAGGAAGCCTTGATTCAGAGACAGAGCAAGATATTTTAATGCTCATCCAGCAGCTGAACCGCGAATTGGATTTGACATTTATTATTATTACGCATGATGAGGAAGTGGCAATGATTGCGGACAAGCGCTTTCGTATGCATGACGGTCAATTGGTGAAAGAAGGTGAACACAATGCTATTTAA
- a CDS encoding Fe3+ hydroxamate ABC transporter substrate-binding protein — MALITPKCMKCNNEIKGDEKILVEMRYPKRKGFTEIKAFLNVEGKFICEECSAEIKI, encoded by the coding sequence GTGGCCCTAATAACTCCAAAATGTATGAAATGTAATAATGAAATTAAAGGTGATGAAAAAATATTGGTTGAAATGCGTTACCCGAAGCGAAAAGGATTTACAGAAATCAAAGCTTTTTTGAATGTGGAAGGCAAATTTATTTGTGAAGAGTGTTCAGCTGAAATTAAAATTTAA
- a CDS encoding serine/threonine protein kinase, which yields MVKDFEKVMETLSKINVLSNPNNEPVTIIGEAEDMRCVGIGTDAAVFQSENAPAYAFKLYAKDKAAKVMLEEDVYRKLGNSPFFSTCYGSNGNCLVLSYEEGKTLFDCILEGIHIPEQVIQDVEEAREYARSKGLNPRDIHLKNILLQNGRAKIIDVSEYTMSGNDFRWEHLKKGYEQYYHLIDGKSVPSGVVETVRKWYNRRGKKSLSFEEITTPILKLFFKD from the coding sequence ATGGTAAAAGACTTCGAAAAAGTAATGGAAACTCTCTCAAAAATAAATGTTTTATCCAACCCGAATAATGAGCCAGTAACGATCATTGGTGAAGCAGAGGATATGAGATGTGTAGGGATCGGGACAGATGCGGCAGTTTTTCAGTCCGAAAACGCCCCGGCGTATGCATTCAAACTATATGCAAAAGATAAAGCAGCGAAAGTAATGTTGGAAGAAGATGTTTACCGGAAGTTAGGGAATTCGCCTTTCTTTTCAACATGCTATGGTTCGAACGGCAATTGTCTCGTATTAAGTTACGAGGAAGGGAAAACGCTCTTTGACTGCATTCTTGAAGGCATCCATATTCCGGAACAGGTGATACAGGATGTTGAAGAAGCAAGAGAATACGCGCGCAGTAAGGGGCTGAATCCGCGTGATATTCATTTGAAAAATATACTGCTGCAAAACGGCAGAGCTAAAATAATCGATGTTTCCGAATATACGATGTCCGGTAATGATTTTCGATGGGAACATTTAAAAAAGGGGTATGAGCAATACTATCATTTAATTGACGGAAAATCCGTACCGAGTGGGGTGGTTGAAACCGTTCGTAAATGGTATAACAGGCGAGGGAAGAAATCATTGTCATTTGAAGAAATTACAACACCTATTTTAAAACTTTTCTTTAAAGATTGA
- a CDS encoding transcriptional regulator → MEFGEKLFKLRKEKGYSQEALAEKLNTSRQAISKWENGQGFPETEKILMIGNIFEVSIDYLLKDSVENNEGNEAGYYVSKEMAEGFLLSTQKNAKHIALGFGLFALAFEPYLIMGTNSMLGVLLIIAIAALGIISFATLCFDQGQYSILKKEVLLFDSNYFKELSGRYEGFKRINSGIMVIGACLLAVGFLAFALENKLEMGILVPYYPVFVFLIAVGLYISVRGLTILSAYQLLVKNDEHTGRFGFKLKQKAKKKFEEF, encoded by the coding sequence ATGGAATTTGGTGAAAAACTATTTAAGCTAAGAAAGGAAAAAGGATATTCTCAAGAAGCTTTAGCTGAAAAACTAAACACTTCAAGACAGGCAATTAGCAAATGGGAAAATGGTCAAGGATTTCCCGAGACAGAAAAGATCTTAATGATCGGAAATATCTTTGAAGTATCGATTGATTACTTATTGAAAGATTCTGTTGAGAACAATGAAGGAAATGAAGCAGGTTATTATGTAAGCAAAGAGATGGCAGAAGGTTTTTTGTTAAGCACTCAAAAAAACGCTAAACATATTGCGTTGGGTTTTGGACTTTTTGCATTGGCGTTTGAGCCGTACTTAATTATGGGGACAAATTCAATGCTTGGGGTTCTTTTAATTATTGCCATTGCGGCTTTAGGGATCATTTCTTTTGCGACATTATGTTTTGATCAAGGGCAATATTCGATTCTCAAAAAAGAAGTTTTATTATTTGATTCCAATTATTTCAAAGAGCTATCAGGGAGATACGAGGGCTTTAAAAGGATAAATTCCGGAATAATGGTGATTGGTGCTTGTTTACTGGCGGTGGGATTCTTAGCTTTTGCGTTAGAGAACAAATTAGAGATGGGAATTTTGGTTCCTTATTATCCGGTTTTTGTGTTTTTAATAGCTGTTGGTCTATATATATCGGTTCGTGGTCTTACAATTCTTTCCGCATATCAATTATTGGTTAAAAACGATGAGCATACAGGTCGGTTTGGTTTTAAATTAAAACAGAAAGCAAAGAAGAAATTTGAAGAGTTTTAA
- a CDS encoding transcriptional regulator — MSIQIYILSKLAKESSYPYKLKKELSEPIPFDKLAHLTESKLYYHFESLTKQGLIEPTEIIKEENRPDKQVFAITEQGLALLPQKIYQLFEKADSLSDTIVGLMNLDFVDRAKIIMILEEKLKKLEKKIDYITSLNMQVKLEGSKKEGGDFLTGYFTSRFNNEGEWISSLIEKVRNGSI, encoded by the coding sequence ATGTCCATCCAAATTTATATATTGAGCAAGTTAGCGAAAGAAAGCAGCTATCCATATAAACTAAAAAAAGAGCTGTCAGAACCGATTCCTTTTGATAAATTGGCGCACCTGACGGAAAGCAAGCTCTATTATCATTTTGAATCTTTGACAAAGCAGGGGCTTATCGAACCAACAGAGATCATTAAAGAAGAGAATCGGCCCGATAAGCAAGTTTTCGCCATTACCGAACAGGGCCTTGCATTACTTCCACAAAAAATTTATCAGCTTTTTGAAAAAGCTGATTCTCTCTCAGATACAATTGTTGGATTAATGAATCTGGACTTTGTAGATCGTGCAAAAATCATTATGATTCTTGAAGAGAAATTAAAAAAGCTTGAAAAGAAAATAGATTATATTACAAGTTTGAATATGCAAGTTAAGCTGGAAGGTTCTAAAAAAGAAGGTGGGGATTTTTTAACCGGCTATTTTACAAGTCGTTTTAATAATGAAGGTGAATGGATTTCTTCACTGATCGAAAAAGTACGAAATGGATCTATTTAA